From Desulfovibrio desulfuricans:
GGCGGCGCATGTCTTCCACATTGCCGGGGGAGATGATGGCAATGTCCTTGTCCGCATCAATGGCGGGGAAGCTGTAATCGGCAGGGAGGCTCATGGCGCCGGGGTAAAAACCGGTGATCTGGTTGCTGTTGAGATCGGTGGTGATGTAGCACAGGGCGGTAAAGATTTCTTCCGCCCGGCGGATACCTTCCAGAGGCAGCCCCATATTTTCCAGCACAATGGCGTAAGGGCCAAAGTCGCGCCCAGCGGCTGCAACAATGGTGGGCTTTTCGCCAAGCAGGGCCAGAGAATAGGCAATATTGCCCGCGCAACCGCCGCGCCGTTCATCCATGCCGTCCACCATGAAGCTCACGTTGATCATGTGCAGCTTGTCCATCAGGATGTGATCCTGAAAACTGCCAGGGAAGGTCATGATGCGGTCAAAAGCCAGTGATCCTGAAACATAGATGGACATAGTTTCCTCTTGATGACGTGACGGATGAAGGTTGGTCAGGCCGTGGTCGGCAGACTGTTTTCTGTAATCCAGCGCAAAAAAGGCTGATGGCCGTCTGCAATGGGCATGGCGACCACGCAGGGAACTTCATAACTGTGCAGTGCGCGCGCCTTTGCCATAAAATCCGGCAATGCGGCTTCGCTCACCTGGGCCACCAGCAGGCATTCCCCGGCTTCGTGCACCTCGCCCTTCCAGCGGTAAACCGACTGCGCGCCGGGCACGATGTTGACCCCGGCGGCCAGCCGCATACGCACCAGCTCGCGCGCGAGCGTCAGCGCCTCCTCCTGGGTTGGCGTGGTCATATA
This genomic window contains:
- the cutA gene encoding divalent-cation tolerance protein CutA; this translates as MEHGENSKVFLVYMTTPTQEEALTLARELVRMRLAAGVNIVPGAQSVYRWKGEVHEAGECLLVAQVSEAALPDFMAKARALHSYEVPCVVAMPIADGHQPFLRWITENSLPTTA